Within the Synechococcales cyanobacterium T60_A2020_003 genome, the region TTAGACAAGAAACCTCAACACCAAAGGGCAGCTTCGGCTGCCCTTTTTCGTGGCTGGCGATTGCGATCGTGCATCACACCATCGGCACTGGATGCCGAAATGGAGCTACGAGTTGGGATGAGACCTGCGATCGCGGCGCGCGGCCACCAGCCCAGCCAACGCCAACGCCACCAGCGAAGGAGTCAGCATCGGTTCTGGTGTGGTCATAAACTTGGGACGAAAAATCAGCCCAACCGGGCGTACGAGGGCAGGCTGATTGGCCGCCACCAAAGTGCGTATCCCTGAGGCCACGTCAAACTTCAGCAGTGTCCCAATCGGGTTACTGGGCTCGCCGATATCAAACCCGATCGTGTACAGCGATTTTTCAAAGCCAAAGCCCAGCCCACCAATGAAGTTGCTACTTGGAGTGGTGCCAGTGTAATTAGTGTCGTAGACCTGAAGCTCCTGTCCCGTGGCGAAGTCATACCGACGAATCCCATTGGCAAAATCACTGACGTAGAGGTTGCCATCATCCGGGCCGATCGCCAAACCCAGAAAACTCACAAACCCAAAGCTACTGGGGAAAGGCGCAGGCTGCGGCACAAACACTTTGCCCAAGCCTGAAGTAATGTCGTAGCACAACACCTGACTCGGGAACCCAAAGCTAAAATCTGGCTGACCGTTGACCGCCGCCACACTGCCCTGAGTTGTGACGTATAACTTACCATCAGGGCCAAAGAGCAGCCCATTTGGGCCATTCAACCCTTCTGGACTGCCATCACGACGAGCAAACACATCGAGGAACGCGCCAGTTTTACCGTCATAGCGCAAAATTTCGTCGGACAAAAAGCTGCTGACGTAGAGATTGTCATCGGGGCCAAAGGCGAGGCCATAGGGTCGTAATAATCCGCCACCGCTGGCAAAGCGATCAATGAGTGCACCTGTTTTCGCATTAAACCGATAAATGGCTGAGGTATCTGGGGTGGTACCGCTGCTAATGTAGAGGTTGCCATCGGGGCCATACACCAAGGAATCTGGGCTGACAAACCCCTCAAAGGGGGAGATAAACTCGCCGAGAAACTGTCCCGTTTTTTCGTCAAACTCAACCACATTGTTGCCCACAGTGTTACCAATCAGGACAGCGGCGGGGGCAGGTAGCGCCGACAACCCGATCGCGCTCAAGGCGGCAAGAGAGCAGGGCAGCGATCGCAGGGGGTCAAAGGTCATGCAGGGAAATAGGAAGAAAACCCTATCACTGTGCGGTGCAGCACGGTGGCAAGACTGTCGGGGGAACTACAAAGTCCTAGGGAAATTATGGAGAGATCGACCGACAACACTCCCCCCGCGTCCGCCATTCCCTCCGAAAAGTTGCGATATCAACGGTGGTCATCATCTGCGATCAGCGTCATGCAGAGCACAACCTAGAAGGACATGAATCACCCCAATTTCAGCGCACTTCCTGGATCAGAGAATAACCGGGGGATAAGTCCTGATTTCCTTACCAGTTCTGCCAGTGTCCGACGAGCTTAAACGGCAGAATGCTTACTCAGTCAGGGGCAGAAAATGTAAGGTGCAATGACTTGGATGCGCCCCGTTCTCCCCCTTAGGATTTGGGAACTCTAACACCATGTGGAGCTTCCCAAGCCACCCTAGCGTTTTCTCCTTAAGCAAACAGACAGCACACAAACCTTCGCCCACGCGGAGGTCTTTTTTATCTGCCGAATTCTCTCAACGTCCGCATCTCTCAGGAGACAAGGGAGGCGTCCGGCACGTGCTGACGCTTTCAAGGCATCGAACCAGGGCGAGATCGCTATTGAGCACCACTGCCCGTAAAGAAATGGGCACTCGTCAGGCGACTGCGGGTCATCATGGCGCTGGTGAGGTCACTATGGCTCAAGCGCTCCGCAGTGTTCGGGTCATACTCCAGATAGGTATGCCGGGAGGAGGTTGGGGTAGCAAATGATTGCCGCTCAATCTTTGCTGTCGTCAACGACATCTCAGCAACACCGTCGGCGGACATCCCCGCCGCCGATGCTTGGTGTTGAAAAGAATCGATACCAACCGCAATCGCAAAAATGACAATACCTACGAGCAGCGCAACCCGCCAACGAACTGCTTTTCCCAGCCCCCCCATCCACGGCATTGACGTTGGCGGGGTATTCACGAGGTCTTCGCAATCAAAAGACACGAGACGCCTTCCTCAAAGACAACAGGCGCAAACTTGTTTCACCGAAAAATCTCCCAAATTGTGGGGAAATGAGAGATTGCAGTGAAACGTTTTGCAAAAGTTTATGTGATTACATTACCAAATTCTTGAAAATCTTGCTTTACATTTTTTCACGAAATGGGGGGTGGCTCTCAGAATTCGCGATCGCGCGTTCAAGGCACAGAGCTTGCATCAATGCGGTCGGATCCACTTCTCTGAGAGGTTTTCAGGCTTTTTGCTGCACTCGGCTCAAAGCTGAATCG harbors:
- a CDS encoding PEP-CTERM sorting domain-containing protein, coding for MTFDPLRSLPCSLAALSAIGLSALPAPAAVLIGNTVGNNVVEFDEKTGQFLGEFISPFEGFVSPDSLVYGPDGNLYISSGTTPDTSAIYRFNAKTGALIDRFASGGGLLRPYGLAFGPDDNLYVSSFLSDEILRYDGKTGAFLDVFARRDGSPEGLNGPNGLLFGPDGKLYVTTQGSVAAVNGQPDFSFGFPSQVLCYDITSGLGKVFVPQPAPFPSSFGFVSFLGLAIGPDDGNLYVSDFANGIRRYDFATGQELQVYDTNYTGTTPSSNFIGGLGFGFEKSLYTIGFDIGEPSNPIGTLLKFDVASGIRTLVAANQPALVRPVGLIFRPKFMTTPEPMLTPSLVALALAGLVAARRDRRSHPNS